CTATGTCGGCATAAGGCATGACATCGATGTTAACTCCACCGATAGTATCATCAACTACCAAGGCAAATCCATGTCTATCAGCTAACTGTCTCAAGGACTTGAGATCAGGCATGTTAAGTAAGGGGTTGGATGGAGTCTCGACAAAAACTGCAAGAACACGCTGCCCGTCGGATTCCAAAAACTTTGTCAATCCAGCGATATCCCGAGAATCACCAAAACCGTAAAACTTACAGTTGCCAAGCTTTCTCATAATAACTTGTGTATCCTTGAAGGGAAAGCCGAAGACAACGGCTGTGTTGCACAACATTGATTCGCTCTTTTCGCTCGGTCCCCTTGTAGCTTCGCTTCCAGGAATACGGTTCTTCTCCCAGAACGTTAAGAACCTGCGAACTGTGAAGATGGAGGACATGCCACTTGACACGAGATGAACATCTCTTTCAGGATCAGCCGCCAGAGCTTTCCAGTGCGGGTTTTTCTTTTCTAATCCGAAAGACTGGTAGTGATTTATAACTATTCTTCGTTTTATTATGGCTTTCGCAGTCTTACCGTCTATCTTGGCTAGCGAAATCTTGCTGCTAAGCTTCTGCCGCACTGTGTTAGAACCTGACGCTTCAGCTTCACGAAGCTGATTAAGACATGTTGCTAGTCTGCTGGATACGCATTCTCCGCGCAACTTCCAGTATTCTTTGACGATGTCAAAATCGTCATCGGAAGCCAACACAGCTGCGATTTTCACTTCCGCGTCAACTTCGTAGTCAAACTTGAAGGTCTCAACTTCAATGTGAGCATTGCTTTTCCCgcccttgaagaagctcacGTATTCAACACAGTCGCGAGCCAAACTATAGGAAGGGAAAGGGCGGCAACTCTCCGAGCCACGGCCATACTTTTGCAAAAAGTAGTCACAAAGGCGCTGAATGGGAGGTTGGGGATAGTATCTGGGATAGCCTGTCACCATTTTGCCGCAAATCTCTGGTTTCTGCTCCGCGTAGCCTAAAGCGGAGCTCCATGTGGGTATCCCAAACGAAACGGCATAATCTAGGTCTCTTGGCAACGGTTGCCCAAACTCAATTTCTGTCATTCGCCTCTTTTCAATTAGCTAGTCGACAAATACAAAGCACCGCCTGGGATCATAATACTAAAAACATTAATAACTCATGAATTCACAAAGCGATGTTCTTGGTGATGTTAAATATGCTCAGGAATTCTGAGCTGAAGATAATCGTCTTTGTCTccaaggaaaaaaaaaacagTGGCTTTTATTTGATCAGTCATATCAATCCCCAAAGTTCCCTCTTGCTGCCACATCAACtgagattcttcttcaagattgcTCGTTTGAGAAGCCTCTCGTATAATTCTTGATATCGAAAACGGCGATATTTCGGCGAGTCAAACCTTGACAGACAGCTCACATGAACCTCGCCAGATAATCCATACGCTGCTGTGATACCTGCGAGGTGGTAACGACTGTATGCTGATAACGCATGTCAAAAGCTAGTACGTTTCTGGACGCAGCAAAACTAGACATGCAGCAGCCAGCTTATGAGTTGACTGTTCTAGTGCTCAAGAACCACATCTGAGCTCTTCTGCTCGGAGGTTGTGCACATTCATCGAGACCTCATAAATCCTGTTTCCCAATCTTGACTTCTTGCGGCAATTCTGTTGTCAACCGTAACGTCCCACTCGTTGAATAACCAGTTCCTAACCTAGTCTCCTGACTATGCGTATCAACTTATCTCTCGCTTGGTGGTTCTTCCGAGGCATCCAATGAGTCATGGGCCTTTTATCTGTAAGATAGTTAATCGCGGAGAGTATAAGCGGTGCTTATACAGCAAGCATCAGCGCGCTACTTGCTAAACAGGACGTTTAAGTACGCCGGCTACCGGCGTGTCTGTCTACTTCATATAGCTCAACTATCTCCGTCATGATCTACTACGTAAAACACCGCTGCAAAACAGTCTTACTCCTTGGCAGCGAATAAAACTGTCTGAGCACTATTTATTGTTTACTTCTTCTCGTAAGTTACTTGGTTGTTCAAGACCTTCTCACGGAAGACTTCGATATCAAGTGTCGTGGAGTGACACCATGGTTTTAGATCAGCCTCCTTGGTCAAAACAGTGGAAAAGCATGTTGCCCAGCCAAATCTCTGGTACTTTTCATTGACTGCATACAAAGTATCTTGATGAATCAAATTTGTGTTGGCGCCCACGTTATCCAAAGTGGTGACGATTTGCAAGATGAGACCGAGAGACGTGATGTAACCGGTTGTAGTCAATTCCTGATGGCGAATAATGGCTTCTGCCACGGCGTCCGCATAGTCGGCGTCACCACCGGTTTCCCTCAGGATTAACTCTCTGGAGAGGAATGCACCATAATACTCAAAAGACAGTTTAGTGCCTTCTAGATTTTTGTCGCTGGTACCTATATCATGCAGCAACGCCGTGACAAAgataacttcttcatcaagatcCCACGCCGGGAATTGGTCCTTGATTATGGCAACACCGTACTGGAAGATACGCAATGAATGGTTTAAGGTACCTATTGGCAGCTCCTTGGTGGCATAGTCTAAGAAGAATTGAGCCAGCTTTCCAGATGGAACAGGAACGACAGACTGAGCTGTTGGAGCCTTGGG
Above is a genomic segment from Torulaspora globosa chromosome 1, complete sequence containing:
- the HSU1 gene encoding cystathionine gamma-synthase, giving the protein MTEIEFGQPLPRDLDYAVSFGIPTWSSALGYAEQKPEICGKMVTGYPRYYPQPPIQRLCDYFLQKYGRGSESCRPFPSYSLARDCVEYVSFFKGGKSNAHIEVETFKFDYEVDAEVKIAAVLASDDDFDIVKEYWKLRGECVSSRLATCLNQLREAEASGSNTVRQKLSSKISLAKIDGKTAKAIIKRRIVINHYQSFGLEKKNPHWKALAADPERDVHLVSSGMSSIFTVRRFLTFWEKNRIPGSEATRGPSEKSESMLCNTAVVFGFPFKDTQVIMRKLGNCKFYGFGDSRDIAGLTKFLESDGQRVLAVFVETPSNPLLNMPDLKSLRQLADRHGFALVVDDTIGGVNIDVMPYADIVCTSLTKLFSGSSNVMGGSIIINPKSTFHSSALEYFQSGDFEDLLWCEDAITLELNSRDYEERTLRCNQNTEYLLSKVLQPEVGKIFKKVYYPTLSSAETLANYDSVRNEAGGYGSLFSLEFYNEEDAETFYDSLKVFKGPSNGTNFTLACPYVHLAHHWELDDVSQFGIDPNLVRVNIGSEASHWLLDKFSNAIEQVRHRCLNRS